tagagcatggtttcattcgaccaagcacatcaccgtggggagctcctgttttgtttgtcaagaagaaagatggtacattcaggttgtgtatcgactaccgagagttgaacaaacttaccatcaagaaccgctacccactaccgagaatagatgacttatttgatcaactacaaggctcgtctgtttattcaaagattgacttacgttccgggtatcatcaaatgcgggtgaaagaagatgatattccaaagactgctttcagaacacgttacggtcattacgagtttatggtcatgccatttggtttaactaatgcaccagctgtgttcatggaccttatgaaccgagtgtgtggaccataccttgacaagttttcattgttttcattgatgacatacttatttactcaaagaatgaccaagaacacggtgaacatttgagaaaggtgttagaagtattgaggaaggaagaattgtacgctaaattttcaaagtgtgcattttggttggaagaagttcaattcctcggtcacatagtgaacaacaaaggtattaaggtagatccgacaaagatagaaactgttgaaaagtgggaaaccccgaaaactccgaaacacatacgccagtttttaggactagctggttactatagaaggttcatccaagacttttccagaatagcaaaacccttgactgcattaacgcataaagggaagaaatttgaatggaaggatgaaaaagagaaagcgtttcagttattgaggaaaaagctaactacggcacctatattgtcattgcctgaagggaatgatgattttgtgatttattgtgacgcatcaaagcaaggtctcggttgtgtattaatgcaacgaacgaaggtgattgcttatgcgtctagacaattgaagattcacgagcaaaattatacgacgcatgatttagaattaggcgcggttgtttttgcattaaagacttggaggcactacttatatggggtcaaaagtattatatataccgaccacaaaagtcttcaacacatatttaatcagaaacaactgaatatgaggcagtgtaagtggattgaattgttgaatgattacgactttgagattcgttaccacccggggaaggcaaatgtggtagccgatgccttgagcaggaaggacagagaacccattcgagtaaaatctatgaatataatgattcataataaccttactactcaaataaaggaggcgcaacaaggagttttaaaagaaggaaatttaaaggatgaaatacccaaaggatcggagcagcatcttaatattcgggaagacggaacccggtatagggctgaaaggatttgggtaccaaaatttggagatatgagagaaatggtacttagagaatctcataaaaccagatactcaatacatcctggaacggagaagatgtacaaggatctcaagaaacatttttggtggccgggtatgaaagccgatgttgctaaatacttaggagaatgtttgacgtgttctaaggtcaaagctgagcatcagaaaccatcaggtctacttcaacaacccgaaatcccagaatggaaatgggaaaacattaccatggatttcatcactaaattgccaaggactgcaagtggttttgatactatttgggtaatagttgatcgtctcaccaaatcagcacacttcctgccaataagagaagatgacaaggtggagaagttagcacgactgtatttaaaggaagtcgtctccagacatggaataccaatctctattatctctgatagggatggcagatttatttcaagattctggcagacattacagcaagcattaggaactcgtctagacatgagtactgcctatcatccacaaactgatgggcagagcgaaaggacgatacaaacgcttgaagacatgctacgagcatgtgttattgatttcggaaacagttgggatcgacatctaccgttagcagaattttcctacaacaacagctaccattcaagcattgagatggcgccgtttgaagcactttatggtagaaagtgcaggtctccgatttgttggagtgaagtgggggatagacagattacgggtccggagattatacatgaaactaccgagaagatcatccaaattcaacaacggttgaaaaccgcccaaagtcgacaaaagagctacgctgacattaaaagaaaagatatagaatttgaaattggagagatggtcatgcttaaagttgcaccttggaaaggcgttgttcgatttggtaaacgagggaaattaaatccaaggtatattggaccattcaagattattgatcttgtcggaccagtagcttaccgacttgagttacctcaacaactcgcggctgtacataacactttccatgtctcgaatttgaagaaatgttttgctaaagaagatctcactattccgttagatgaaatccaaatcaacgaaaaactccaattcatcgaagaacccgtcgaaataatggatcgtgaggttaaaagacttaagcaaaacaagataccaattgttaaggttcgatgcaatgctcgtagaggacccgagttcacctgggagtgtgaagattagatgaagaagaaatacccgcatctatttccagaagattcgtcaacaccttcaacagcttaaaatttcgggacgaaatttatttaacgggtaggtactgtagtgacccggacttttccatgtttatatatattaattgagattgatatttacatgattaaatgtttccaacatgttaagcaatcaaacttgttaagacttgattaattgaaatatgtttcatatagacaattgaccacccaagttgaccggcgattcacgaacgttaaaacttgtaaaaacgacatgacgatatatatatggatatacatatggttaacatgagattatgataagtaagtatctccataagtatattaacaatgagttatatacatataaacaagattactaacttaaggatttcgaaacgagacatatatgtaacgattatcgttgtaacgacatttaaatgtatatatatcatattaagatatattaatatatcataatatcatgataatataataatttaacatctcattagatataataaacaatgggttaacaacattaattgagatcgttaacttaaaggtttcaaaacaacacttacatgtaacgactaacgatgacttaacgattcagttaaaatgtatatacatgtagtgtatttagatgtattaaaatacttttggaagacttcaagacatatattaaaacactcatacttaacgaaaatggttacagttactttcccattcttttctttcatcaagaattctagtcgtattcttacccgtattatacacagcttcaaaacgtacttactatgggtatataccaataggaactagcatgggattccactcttgattatgtcatgtatgactaatcaattttaacttctaccatgagctagtcaactaactagaacttcttttaaccccactcaccactcaccaattaccactcatcattcactccatttcacttctaattctctttctaattctctctcaacacacccacactattatgaacgtatttttccagtagttaatcatcatcttcatcaaaaatcacttcaagaatcaagctataatcatcataggaagaacacttcaagaacacttcaaaaatcccttcaagtttactaatttacttccaagctttctaatccattccaagtaatcatctaagatcaagaaacctttgttatatacagtaggttatctttcttattcaaggtaatattcatattcaaactttgattcaatttctataactataaactatcttaattcgagtaaaaatcttacttgaacttgtttttgtgtcatgatcctacttcaagaactttcaagccatccaagatcctttgaagctagatcatttcttgtcacttccagtaggtttacctactaaacttttggtagtaatgatgttcataacatcattcgattcatatatataaaactatcttattcgaagatttaaactcgtaatcacgagaacatagtttagttaattctaaacttgttcgcaaacaaaagttaatccttctaacttgacttttaaaattaactaaacacatgttctatatctatatgatatgctaacttaatgatttaaaacctggaaacacgaaaaacaccgtaaaaccgaaattacgccgtcgtagtaacaccgcgggctgttttgggttagttaattaaaaactatgataaactttgatttaaaagtttttattctgagaaaatgatttttattatgaacatgaaactatatccaaaaattatggttaaactcaaagtggaagtatgttttctaaaatggtcatctagacgtcgttctttcgactgaaatgactacctttacaaaaacgacttgtaacttatttttccgactataaacctatactttttctgtttagattcataaaatagagttcaatatgaaaccatagcaatttgattcactcaaaacggatttaaaatgaagaagttatgggtaaaacaagattggataatttttctcattttagctacgtgaaaattggtaacaaatctattccaaccataacttaatcaacttgtattgtatattatgtaatcttgagataccatagacacgtatacaatgtttcaacctatcatatcgacacatctatatatatttcggaacaaccatagacactctatatgtgaatgttggagttagctatacagggttgaggttgattccaaaatatatatagtttgagttgtgatcaatactgagatacgtatacactgggtcgtggattgattcaagataatatttatcgatttatttctgtacatctaactgtggacaactagttgtaggttactaacgaggacagctgacttaataaacttaaaacatcaaaatatattaaaagtgttgtaaatatattttgaacatactttaatatatatgtatatattgttataggttcatgaatcagcagtggccaagtcttacttctcgacgaagtaaaaatctgtgaaagtgagttatagtcccacttttaaaatctaatatttttgggatgagaatacatgcaggttttataaatgatttacaaaatagacacaagtacgtgaaactacattctatggttgaattatcgaaatcgaatatgcccctttttattaagtctggtaatctaagaattagggaacagacaccctaattgacgcgaatcctaaagatagatctattgggcctaacaaaccccatccaaagtaccggatgctttagtacttcgaaatttatatcatatccgaagggtgtcccggaatgatggggatattcttatatatgcatctagttaatgtcggttaccaggtgttcaccatatgaatgatttttatctctatgtatgggatgtgtattgaaatatgaaatcttgtggtctattattatgatttgatatatataggttaaacctataactcaccaacatttttgttgacgttttaagcatgtttattctcaggtaattattaagagcttccgctgtcgcatacttaaataaggacgagatttgtagtccatgcttgtatgatattgtgtaaaaactgcattcaagaaacttattttgttgtaacatatttgtattgtaaaccattatgtaatagtcgtgtgtaaacaggatattttagattatcattatttgataatctacgtaaagctttttaaacctttattgatgaaataaaggttatggtttgttttaaaaatgaatgcagtctttgaaaaacgtctcatatagaggacaaaacctcgcaacgaaatcaattaatatcgaacgtttttaatcaataagaacggggcatttcagatGGTGTGATGTTCTAGTCAATTTTTGGTTTTACAAGTGTACATGTACTTATGTAGTCTTTTTAATGTATAATTCTAAAATGTTTACTTGTATGTTTAAGGTTTAGGAAGTAAGCTAAGATTAGGTTCTAATCAAAATAGGTCAAGGTTGGTTAAATGAAAGAAATGGTTAAGTACAAAGAAATCAAAACTAGTTGTGAAAATGATGAAGTGTAGAAATGTTTTTATCTTATGATCAAATGTTAAAATGAAAATGTTTCAAGTCTTTAATCTAAATACTTGGTTAATAAGTTTACTtattaagttaatatatatatatatatatatatatatatatatatatatatatatatatatatatatatatatatatatatatatatatatatatatatatatatatatatataaagatataatttATAAGTCTAGGGTTTATGGTAATGACCTAGGGTTTATGACTTTATGCAAAATGTGTGAAGTAACACCCTATCAAGTAAAACCTAAAATGCATCCTTAGGgttatacaaaccctaaaataaacCAAGACATAGATTAATAAATTTACTCGTCATGTCAGAAAAGGTAACTTAAAGAATTCAAACTAGACAACTTAAGTCGAAAAGCTAGAGTTgtgacattacctacccgttaagaaaaatttcgtcctcgaaatttaggAGGTACTTCGGTTATCAAAAAAATGGGGATATTTCTGCCTTATATGGTCCTCAcattcccacgtgaactctggaccTCTCTGTGctttccaacgaactttaacaattggaatCCTACTATGCTTCAGCTTCTTCATCTCACGATCCATCACCTCTACTGGTTCTTCAACAAAATGCAATTTGTCATCAATACTTAGTTCTTCCAAAGGAATCACTAAATTCTCATCCGACAAGCACTttttcaggttcgaaacatgaaaagCATTATGAATACCACTAAGTTCCTGTGGTAGTTTCAATCTATATGCAACTTGACCAATCCTTATAATATGTTGATGTATAGATGCTGTATTTGATAGTATATATGTATTCTAAGACATTTTGATACTTATACGTGTTCATTCGTGCTCGTAAACTTGATAAATTCTCAATTATAAAAAAACAGTCATCCCAAATCCGTCCCTAATTCTCTGATTTACCGACAGATTAGGGACGaccatatatttatatgttttttaaAATTACGATTTAGACGAAATTGCATAGACACTCATTCATAAATGCATCTATATTAGTTAACAAACATTTTAAAAGTAATAAGTAGCGTATAAATTCAAACACACGTACGGGTATGCATATATTCAATAACAACGATTATGGAACTTATATATAAAAACACAATATCGAAGGTATACATCCAACAAACGGATAATATGTTGATGTATAGATGTTATATTTGATAGTATATATGTGTTCCAAGATATATTGGTACTTATACGTGTTATTTAATGCTCTtaaactcgataaaatctcaatTATAAAAAAACAGTCGTCCCAAATCTGTCACTAATATTCTTATTTACCGACGGATTAGGGAcggccattatatatatatatatatatatatatatatatatatatatatatatatatatatatatatatatatatatatatatatatatatatatatatatatatatatatatatatatatatatatatatatatatatatattattttaaattacgaTTTAGACAAAAACGTGTAGATACTCGCCTCTAAATGCATTTATATTAGTTAACAAACATTTTAAAAATAACAAGTAGTGTGTATAATGCAAACACACGTACGAGTGTACATGTATTGACTAACAACgtttatagaatttatatataaaaacagtAGATCGAAGGTATACAACCGACAAACGTATAATATATTGATGTATGAATGTTATATTTGATAGTATATATGTATTATTTGATATTTTTGTACTTATACATGTTCATTCGTGCTCGTAAACTCGATAAATTTTCAATCAAAAAAAATAACCGTCCCAAATCCGTCCCTAATACACTGATTTACCGACAGATTAGGGACGGCCttatagttatatattttttttaaaattacgcTTTAGACAAAAATGAATAGCCATTGTAAATCCTTCGAAATACATTATATTTAGGGATGAATTATGGACGGATTTTTGGACGTAGCTAATCCGTCGGTAATCTGTCGCTAAATTTATATTTAGGGACATATTGCCAATGGATGAGTTACCGCAGTTATTCCGTCGTTAAACCGTCGCAAATATGTGTTAAATTAATTTTTTATGTGTTCGTTGGAAAGTCGTCGGAAATTCGTCGGTATTTAGGGACGAAATTATAGGCCGTCGCAAAGCCGTAGCTAATTCTAGATTTTATAGTAGTAGTGACATAAGAACACAATCACACATCAAAACAAACCTAGGCGATTGAATAAATCAACAAGCCGAAAATATTTAAAACAAATAACTTCTCAAAGACTAAATCACTCAACTCACAATCAAATGAATTTAGAGAGGAAAACTATAAACTAACTCAACTCTCAACAATAGAATAATCCACCAAGTAAATGATTAAAAAAAGTGAAACCCTAATCTGATATTCGAGAGACAGCTAGAGGCTACAAAAGATGAATTTGTGATTAATGAATAAAATAATCACtaaatgcctttttaaatttaTGATATAACATATTACAAGCAGTCCCTCTCAAGTCTTGTAAATATGAAAGCAGCCATAAAACTTCAAGACTTGGACTCAAACTTTCACAAATCTAACTTCTGCCACATCTACTTCCTCGGCTATCACCGGAATATCACCACAGCAACACATCATCGAATCTACTGCACATGAACACTTCAAACCTTGACAATACACAATCCAGATGTCACAAACAAAGATATAAATACATAAATCAGATTGAATATTCAAATATCTTATCAATAGCATAATGCTACCTGATGGTTATACGGAATTTAAATATATGTGCATTTTGAACGAGTTGCTACTTAAAAGTATCTTGAAGCAAATAAGGCGCCAACGATGTATACTTCTTACTGATTTTACTTCAACATAATGTGTTTCATGTTCAAAGCTAATCCTTCCTACTGTTAGCCTATTCATCTTCCCACATTTATTGTATTTATTATAGAACTCTTCATTTGTACTCTATGTGTCTATTTATATGGCATCTTGTATATTGTGAAGGATAATACAGAACATACTTTTACAATTGCAATCCAACATGGTATCAGCAGCCATCATATCCCACCCAATCGCTTCCTGATCATCTTCTTCTCCCACCCTTTTCGCCTACATACCTGCAACCATGGCCAATAACTATGCCAAAATATACACGGTTACCTCTATCTCACATCTAATTCCTACAAAACTGAATTATGCTCATTGGAAGAAATTGTTTACCACGCATTGCTCGGGCTTTGATGTCCTAAAATTCATACAAGGCACCTCCACTTCCGAAGAATCCGCAACCACAGAATGGCTCAAGGCCGATGCTGTCGTCACCACTTGGATCTACAACACAATTTCCGAACCTCTGCTTGAAAGGCTTCTCAACAGTGATGCTTCCACCTCACACGCAGCAtgggtattccttgaaaaactctttcaAGACAACAAGCTCTCTAAAACTATGGAATTGACTGCCGAATTACGTGGATTGAATATTGGTGACCAATCGATTGAAGAATACTTTCGCAAAATCGATCGTATAGCCACTCACCTTCGCACTGTCGACGATAATGACCTGGTTATGTACGTTGTTCACGGGTTAAATGATAAGTATCCTCATGCCTCACATATTATCCTTCTTCAATAACCCTTCCCCAATTATGATACGGTTCGTTCGATGCTCCTAATGGAGGAGATGACTCTTCACCGCAAGCAACAATCGGCTCCTGAACCACCCCTTAACGCATCGAATCCTTCTGCCCTGCTTTTTCAATCGCCATCTCAGACCACCAATCGACAGCCTATTTATAAGAATTTTGCATGCAGTTACTGTAGGTTTGAGGATCGCTGTAGTTACCTTCATCAGTGCCCACAACAGGCCCCACACAACAAACGCAACAGTAGCAGCTCTTCTCAAAACCCTCATTCTTTTAATCTCAACCAGGCTTACTTGTTACAACTCAttgtggcccaacaacaacaactggcCCAATCGACTAGGACTCATCTTCCCTCACAAGCCCACTCGCCTATTTATTCTAGCCCTCCTGGATTTGGGCCTTAGCAGTCCACTAACCTTACTGGGCAGAATGGGGGTTCTCATGGACAACAGGCCTTTGTTTTTGGCCAGCCCAATTCCCTCGGCCAAACTACTTCGGCCCAAGGACTCAGACCCAGGAAACCATCTTACCTCATGCTTTCAGTACTATGACTCTGCAAAATTACGGGACTGTCGGGTGGCACATGGATACTGGTGCGACCTCTCATTTAACCTCAAGTGTTAATAGTCTAAATACTgtttttaataattgcaaatattCGTCGGTCGCCGTAGGTAACGGGAACACCATTCACGTCACCAATTCCTGCCATAGCTTATTACCTACTACTCACCGACCATTACATTTACACAATATTCTTGTCACCCCTAATATTgttaaaaaccttatttctgtCCGACAATTTACTCGCGATAATCTTGTTTCTGTTGAATTTGACCcttttggtttttctgtgaaggatTTACAGACAGAACGACTTCTTCTCCGATATGATAGCACCAGGGATCTTTACCCACTTACATCGCCTACTACTCACAACTCACCGCAAGCCTATCTCACTAGTCCCGTTACATGGCATCATTGTCTTGGACATCCCGGACACGATGTCTTTCGAAGACTTatcaataataaatatattacttgCAATAAAATGTCGTTACCTTTATTTTGTCATGCCTGTCAGCTTGGCAAACATGAACGACTCCCTTTTTTAGTTTCTGGTTCTAATGTAAATGCCACTTTTGATATTATCCATTCTGATCTTTGGACTTCACCTGTTGCTAGTCTTAGTGGTTTAAAGTATTATATTATTTTCCTTGACCATTACTCACACTATGTATGGGTCTTTCCTTTACGAAACAAATCCGACGCACTCAATACTTTCATACATTTTCGCACCTTCGTACGCAATAAGTTCAAACAAGACATAAAAGCTTTTCAGTGTGACAATGGTGGTGAATTCGATAACACTTCATTCCACTATCtccttcaaactcatggaattcagttTCGCGTCCTTACACTTCTTAACAAAACGGGAAGTCCGAACGCATGCTCCGCACCATTAATAACCTCATCCGCACTCTCCTTTTTCAAGCTCACCTTCCACCCACTTATTGGGTCGAGGCTCTCCACATGGCAGCCTACCTTCTTAATATCCTTCCCTCTTCTGCTATAAACAACGAAATCCCACACACTCGACTATACAAACAACAGCCTGACTACAACACTCTCCTCATTTTCGGTTGCCTCTGCTATCCTCACCTCCCCACTGGCCACAAACTTGCTCCCCGATCTACCCCTTCCATCTTCCTCGGATACCCATCTAATCACCGAGGATACCGCTACCAAGACATCACAAATAACTGTAATGGCCCGTCCaattccatatggacgaatacaataacatttggtcccattgcgaggtattaacctctatatgatacgttttacaaacattgcattcgtttttaaaagacaactttcattacaacgatagttgacaaatatgcattccatttcacaatataatcagactataaatgacttaatctgtcatttactttaatataatcttgttgaactcaacgactcgaatgcaacgtcttttgaaatatgtcatgaatgactccaagtaatatctttaaattgagcaaatgcacagcggaagatttctttcatacctgagaacaaacatgcttaaaagtgtcaaccaaaaggttggtgagttgattagtttatcataaatattcatttctaacaatttaatagaccaca
This genomic stretch from Rutidosis leptorrhynchoides isolate AG116_Rl617_1_P2 chromosome 11, CSIRO_AGI_Rlap_v1, whole genome shotgun sequence harbors:
- the LOC139876101 gene encoding uncharacterized protein; amino-acid sequence: MANNYAKIYTVTSISHLIPTKLNYAHWKKLFTTHCSGFDVLKFIQGTSTSEESATTEWLKADAVVTTWIYNTISEPLLERLLNSDASTSHAAWVFLEKLFQDNKLSKTMELTAELRGLNIGDQSIEEYFRKIDRIATHLRTVDDNDLVMYVVHGLNDKYPHASHIILLQ